GATCATCCCAGCCTGCCGGCCCCCGACCGTTTCCTGCTACCGCCGATGCAGGTGCCGGACAAGGCGGGCTGGGGGCCGGGTCAGGCGCCGAAGGTCGCCCCGGGACTGAAGATCGAAGCCATCGCCCGGGGGCTGATGCACCCTCGCCAGTTGCTGACCCTGCCCAACGGCGATGTTTTGGTCGTGGAATCCAACAGCCCGGGCACCGAGCCGGTGACCACGCCCAAGCAACTCATCGCCGGGATGGTGAAGAACCAGTCCGGGAAGGGTGGCAAAGGCGGTAACCGGATCACGTTGCTGCGCAGGAACGGCGCCGCGGGTGGCGAGTGGGAAAAACACGTGTTCATCGAACACCTGAATTCTCCGTTCGGCGTGCAGTTGATCGGCGACTCGCTGTACGTCGCCAACACCGACGGCATCGTCAAGTTTCCGTACGCGGCCGGCCAGACGCACATCGACGCGCCGCCGGTCGATTTCGCCGATCTTCCCAATACGATCAACCACCACTGGACCAAGGCCCTGCTGGCCAGCCCCGACGGCAGCAAGCTCTACGTCGGCGTGGGCTCCAACAGCAACGTCACGGAGAACGGCCTGGCCGTGGAGTATCGCAGCGCCGACGTACTCGAAGTGGACGTCGCCACCGGTGCCAGTCGCATCTACGCGGCGGGCATACGCAATCCCACGGGACTGCAATGGGA
This window of the Luteibacter aegosomatis genome carries:
- a CDS encoding PQQ-dependent sugar dehydrogenase produces the protein MADLFRRRVLALACIGVLAACSGKASFEPAQQSGDHPSLPAPDRFLLPPMQVPDKAGWGPGQAPKVAPGLKIEAIARGLMHPRQLLTLPNGDVLVVESNSPGTEPVTTPKQLIAGMVKNQSGKGGKGGNRITLLRRNGAAGGEWEKHVFIEHLNSPFGVQLIGDSLYVANTDGIVKFPYAAGQTHIDAPPVDFADLPNTINHHWTKALLASPDGSKLYVGVGSNSNVTENGLAVEYRSADVLEVDVATGASRIYAAGIRNPTGLQWEPTTGKLWAIANERDEIGADLVPDYMTSVQEGGFYGWPYSYFGQHVDVRVMPQRPDLVRKAIKPDYAIGSHVAPLGFLMTRANGLPEKYHDGAFISEHGSWDRSPLSGYEVVFVAFRDGKPVGKPETVVSGFYSDDESTLYGAPVGIVQDAQGALLIADDVGDAVWRVTATGP